One region of Erwinia tracheiphila genomic DNA includes:
- a CDS encoding Glu/Leu/Phe/Val family dehydrogenase — translation MDKLSYVSEGSTTAWSTYLAQIDRVAPYLGELNRWIDTLRHPKRALIVDIPLQMDDGTIRHFEGFRVQHNLSRGPGKGGIRFHPNVDLNEVMALSAWMTIKCAAVNLPYGGAKGGIRVDPFKLSEGELERLTRRYTSEIGLIIGPQKDIPAPDVGTNARVMAWMMDTYSMNHGTTITGVVTGKPIHLGGSLGREKATGRGVFITGREVANRRNIEISGARIAVQGFGNVGSEAARLFADAGAKVVVVQDHSATLFNHDGIDLTALSDWQTRNKVIAGFSGAEEIDSEAFWDVQMDILIPAALEGQITRERAEKLRCKLVLEGANGPTYPDADDVLSSRGITVVPDVICNAGGVTVSYFEWVQDMASFFWSENEINDRMDRIMIDAMTHVWDKAREKECSLRTAAYIVACERILMARKDRGIYPG, via the coding sequence ATGGATAAGCTATCTTATGTTTCTGAAGGCAGCACAACCGCCTGGTCTACTTATCTTGCACAAATCGATCGCGTCGCGCCTTATCTTGGTGAACTGAACCGCTGGATCGACACCCTGCGTCATCCGAAACGGGCATTAATTGTTGATATCCCGTTACAGATGGATGATGGCACTATTCGCCATTTCGAAGGGTTCAGGGTGCAGCATAATCTCTCGCGCGGACCAGGCAAAGGCGGCATCCGTTTTCACCCGAATGTTGACCTGAACGAAGTTATGGCCCTTTCCGCATGGATGACCATCAAATGTGCCGCAGTAAATCTGCCCTATGGCGGTGCCAAAGGGGGGATTCGCGTCGATCCATTCAAATTATCAGAAGGTGAGCTGGAACGTCTGACCCGACGCTACACCAGTGAAATCGGTCTGATTATTGGCCCACAGAAAGATATCCCGGCACCAGATGTTGGCACAAATGCCCGGGTGATGGCATGGATGATGGATACCTACTCCATGAATCATGGCACCACAATTACGGGTGTGGTCACTGGAAAACCCATCCATCTGGGTGGCTCGCTGGGGCGTGAAAAAGCCACGGGTCGCGGCGTATTTATCACCGGACGTGAAGTGGCAAACCGCCGCAATATTGAAATCAGCGGTGCCCGCATTGCCGTCCAGGGGTTTGGTAACGTAGGCAGTGAAGCAGCACGGCTCTTTGCTGACGCCGGCGCGAAAGTGGTGGTGGTCCAGGATCATTCCGCCACCCTGTTCAATCATGACGGTATTGATTTGACTGCATTGAGCGACTGGCAGACCCGCAACAAAGTAATAGCCGGTTTTAGCGGCGCTGAAGAGATTGACAGCGAAGCGTTCTGGGATGTGCAGATGGATATATTGATCCCCGCAGCGCTGGAAGGGCAAATTACCAGGGAACGTGCGGAAAAACTCCGCTGCAAACTGGTACTTGAAGGGGCCAACGGCCCTACCTACCCTGATGCTGACGATGTACTCAGTTCACGCGGTATAACGGTGGTCCCGGACGTTATTTGTAACGCAGGCGGCGTGACCGTCAGTTATTTTGAATGGGTACAGGATATGGCAAGCTTTTTCTGGAGTGAAAACGAAATTAACGATCGCATGGACAGGATTATGATCGATGCCATGACTCACGTTTGGGACAAAGCCAGAGAGAAAGAATGCAGCCTTCGCACTGCTGCATATATTGTCGCCTGTGAACGTATTTTAATGGCGAGGAAGGATCGCGGTATCTACCCCGGCTAA
- the eptB gene encoding kdo(2)-lipid A phosphoethanolamine 7''-transferase, giving the protein MKKLHFLTQYRVCCFIAFYVGILLNLPIFFRRFLQLRYDAVLSTAIEVVAAFSLVLFITLLVSLTGRLLFRVLLTLLVLISITASYYMIFFNINIGYGIIAAAMATDSLDLSKESVGWNFTLWFILVSLLPLLMLWLTPLPEAALHRRNRLAFLCRGGVMIMAGLCCWLPLEVMGNHQQDLDKQHNRMMASYGGVVAGSYSPSNWLSGMGLLAYSNWSQAEDNRHLFDPAAHFTYTPPKDVNDLYVVFVIGESARRDHMGVYGYSRDNTPYLDKEPHLAALQGYSCDTSTKLSLRCMFVREGGASEAPERTLKEMNVFSVMKKKGFSSELFSMQSEAWFYNKVMADDYALRETIQSEKRNVGKPIDDMALVSELKDSLDRHPQGKHLVVLHTKGSHYLYTERYPREFARYQPECKGIDNSCSAEEMINAYDNSLLYTDYMLEQVFNQLRDRNAIVFYASDHGESISENTHFHGTPRNQAPVEQRSIPIMVWASDKFLQQPENAAAFNQLQTLAKNKTPVFHEKLFDSILGCSGFTSPDGGINPLRSWCHVSK; this is encoded by the coding sequence ATGAAAAAACTGCATTTTCTGACCCAGTATCGGGTTTGTTGTTTTATCGCCTTTTACGTCGGAATTCTTTTAAATCTGCCGATCTTTTTTCGCCGTTTTCTCCAGTTACGCTACGATGCTGTACTGTCAACGGCCATTGAAGTGGTTGCCGCCTTTTCGCTGGTCCTTTTTATCACTCTCCTGGTCTCCTTAACTGGCCGCTTGCTATTTCGCGTTTTACTCACACTACTGGTGCTTATCTCCATAACGGCCAGTTATTACATGATTTTTTTCAATATTAATATCGGTTACGGCATCATCGCTGCAGCGATGGCCACTGACAGCCTGGATTTATCAAAAGAGTCCGTTGGTTGGAATTTTACGCTTTGGTTCATCCTTGTCAGCCTGTTACCGTTGCTGATGCTCTGGCTGACACCATTACCTGAGGCAGCCCTTCATCGCCGAAATCGTCTTGCATTTCTTTGCCGTGGTGGGGTGATGATTATGGCAGGACTCTGCTGCTGGCTGCCGCTGGAAGTGATGGGTAATCACCAGCAGGATCTTGATAAGCAGCATAACCGGATGATGGCCAGCTATGGCGGCGTGGTTGCCGGAAGTTATTCTCCGTCAAACTGGCTCTCCGGCATGGGTCTCCTTGCTTACAGTAACTGGAGTCAGGCCGAAGACAACCGGCATCTTTTTGACCCCGCAGCTCATTTTACCTATACCCCACCGAAAGATGTTAACGATCTTTACGTCGTTTTCGTGATTGGTGAAAGCGCACGACGCGACCATATGGGCGTTTACGGGTACAGTCGCGATAATACGCCTTACCTTGATAAAGAACCGCATCTTGCAGCACTGCAGGGGTACTCCTGCGATACTTCCACCAAGCTGTCATTACGCTGTATGTTTGTTCGTGAAGGCGGTGCCTCCGAAGCGCCTGAGCGTACACTGAAAGAGATGAATGTTTTCTCGGTGATGAAAAAAAAGGGCTTCTCTTCTGAGCTGTTTTCCATGCAGAGCGAGGCCTGGTTTTACAACAAAGTGATGGCCGATGACTACGCGCTGCGTGAAACCATTCAGTCTGAGAAGCGCAACGTGGGTAAACCCATTGACGATATGGCGCTGGTCAGCGAACTGAAGGACTCGTTGGACCGCCATCCGCAGGGAAAACATCTGGTCGTGCTGCATACCAAAGGTTCGCATTACCTGTATACCGAACGCTATCCGCGTGAATTTGCCCGTTATCAGCCTGAGTGCAAAGGTATTGACAACAGCTGTTCAGCCGAGGAGATGATTAACGCCTACGATAACAGCCTGCTTTACACTGATTATATGCTTGAGCAAGTGTTTAATCAGCTCAGAGATCGTAATGCCATTGTATTTTATGCCTCCGATCATGGCGAATCAATCTCAGAAAACACGCATTTTCACGGTACGCCGCGCAATCAGGCACCCGTCGAACAAAGATCGATACCAATTATGGTGTGGGCCTCGGATAAATTTTTGCAGCAGCCAGAGAACGCGGCGGCATTCAACCAGCTGCAAACCCTGGCAAAGAATAAAACGCCGGTATTCCATGAAAAGTTGTTTGACAGCATCCTGGGCTGTAGCGGTTTTACCTCACCTGATGGCGGCATAAATCCGCTGCGTAGCTGGTGTCACGTTAGCAAATAA
- the fabV gene encoding enoyl-ACP reductase FabV, giving the protein MIIKPRIRGFICVTAHPAGCKANVEKQIDYVARHGQISGGPKKVLVIGASTGYGLAARISAAFGCDAATLGVFFERPGEESKPATAGWYNSAAFEAAARAKGLYATSINGDAYSNEVKEKTIELIKQDLGQVDLVVYSLAAPRRIHPVTGEVFNSTLKPVGKTLVTRGLNTDKETITDITLEPASEEEIAGTVAVMGGEDWQMWIDALKSAGVLVDGAKTTAFTYLGEQITHDIYWNGSIGEAKKDLDKRVLSIRESLAEIAGDARVSVLKAVVTQASSAIPVMPLYLSLLFKVMKEKGTHEGCIEQVYGLFKDSLYGASPIVDDVGRLRADYKELEPEVQDEVVRLWPTVTNENLNELTDFAGYKKEFMHLFGFGLEGVDYDADVNADVKINNLVQM; this is encoded by the coding sequence ATGATTATTAAACCACGCATCCGTGGCTTTATCTGTGTTACTGCCCATCCGGCGGGTTGCAAAGCCAATGTTGAGAAACAAATCGATTACGTTGCCCGCCACGGTCAGATTAGCGGTGGTCCGAAAAAAGTTCTGGTGATTGGCGCTTCAACTGGTTATGGCCTTGCGGCGCGTATTTCTGCCGCGTTTGGCTGTGACGCCGCTACTCTGGGTGTGTTTTTCGAGCGCCCTGGCGAAGAAAGCAAGCCGGCAACCGCTGGCTGGTATAATTCTGCTGCATTTGAAGCCGCGGCGCGGGCAAAAGGTCTGTATGCGACCAGTATCAATGGTGATGCCTACTCCAATGAAGTCAAAGAAAAGACCATTGAGCTGATTAAACAAGATCTGGGACAGGTCGACCTGGTCGTATACAGCCTGGCGGCCCCGCGACGCATCCATCCTGTCACGGGTGAAGTGTTCAATTCTACCCTTAAGCCAGTAGGCAAAACGTTGGTTACCCGCGGCTTAAACACCGATAAAGAAACCATTACCGACATCACGCTTGAGCCTGCTTCAGAAGAAGAGATTGCGGGTACAGTGGCGGTAATGGGCGGCGAAGACTGGCAGATGTGGATTGATGCCCTTAAATCAGCGGGTGTGCTGGTCGACGGTGCAAAAACCACCGCCTTTACCTACTTGGGTGAGCAGATTACCCATGATATTTATTGGAACGGTTCGATTGGCGAGGCCAAGAAAGACCTCGATAAGCGCGTACTGAGCATTCGTGAGTCGCTGGCGGAAATCGCTGGCGATGCCCGTGTGTCGGTACTGAAAGCGGTGGTGACCCAAGCTAGCTCCGCTATCCCGGTCATGCCACTTTATCTGTCACTGCTTTTCAAAGTAATGAAAGAAAAAGGCACTCACGAAGGCTGTATTGAACAGGTCTATGGCCTGTTCAAAGACAGTTTATATGGTGCTTCGCCGATCGTCGATGACGTTGGTCGCCTGCGTGCTGATTACAAAGAGCTTGAGCCAGAGGTTCAGGACGAAGTCGTGCGGTTGTGGCCGACCGTCACCAACGAAAATCTCAATGAGCTGACCGATTTCGCAGGTTATAAAAAAGAGTTCATGCATCTGTTTGGCTTCGGCCTTGAGGGGGTTGATTACGACGCAGACGTCAATGCAGATGTGAAGATCAACAATCTGGTCCAGATGTAA
- a CDS encoding IS1 family transposase (programmed frameshift), whose protein sequence is MAKVDVVCPQCNETHAVRCNGHSASGAQRYICKHCSKTFLLNFSYSGAKPDTHQTIVNMAMNDSGCRDTARVLGISLNTVLRHGKKISPKQVAENIDPETEVVICCEAGEQWSYVRCKSNPRWLFYAYDRIRKRALAHVFGPRNAPTLRRLLALLSKFNLAFYMTDAWPVYKVLLSATGHVVSKKYTQRTERHNLNLRTHIKRLTRRTICFSKSEEMHDKIIGWYLTLHHYQ, encoded by the exons ATGGCTAAAGTTGATGTCGTCTGCCCTCAGTGCAATGAAACTCATGCTGTACGATGTAACGGACATTCAGCATCCGGCGCCCAACGTTACATCTGCAAGCATTGTTCAAAGACCTTTCTGCTCAACTTTAGCTACTCCGGTGCCAAACCAGACACACACCAGACCATTGTTAATATGGCCATGAATGATTCCGGATGTCGCGATACCGCACGGGTTCTCGGCATCAGCCTCAATACGGTTCTGCGGCACG GTAAAAAAATTTCGCCAAAGCAGGTAGCTGAGAATATCGACCCCGAAACGGAGGTTGTTATCTGCTGTGAAGCCGGTGAACAATGGTCTTACGTGCGGTGTAAAAGCAATCCCCGGTGGTTGTTCTATGCTTATGACCGTATCCGCAAACGTGCTCTGGCCCACGTCTTCGGCCCGAGAAATGCCCCGACCCTGCGACGATTGCTGGCCCTGTTAAGCAAATTTAACCTTGCCTTTTATATGACAGATGCCTGGCCGGTTTATAAAGTTCTGTTAAGTGCAACAGGCCACGTGGTGAGCAAGAAATATACCCAACGGACAGAACGGCATAATCTTAATCTTCGCACACATATCAAACGACTGACCCGCAGAACAATTTGCTTTTCGAAGTCAGAGGAAATGCACGATAAGATCATCGGTTGGTATCTTACTCTTCATCATTATCAATAA
- a CDS encoding nucleoside triphosphate pyrophosphohydrolase family protein codes for MKGMKLYNRSTIYNLVLKTFGPEVQALKLMEEAARNMNGLGNEVDLAGELADVEIMIEQFRLNGMGLMIDFHKQKKLERLGVTYVAG; via the coding sequence ATGAAAGGCATGAAATTATATAACCGTTCGACGATCTACAATCTGGTCCTGAAAACCTTTGGCCCTGAAGTACAGGCGCTGAAACTGATGGAGGAAGCCGCCCGCAACATGAACGGACTGGGCAATGAAGTTGATCTGGCTGGTGAGCTGGCTGATGTTGAAATCATGATTGAACAGTTCCGCCTCAACGGGATGGGCCTGATGATTGACTTTCATAAGCAGAAAAAGCTGGAACGTCTGGGGGTGACTTATGTCGCAGGATAA